CCGAGGGCTTCGATCAGGTCAACGTAGTCCGGCTTCAGGTCACCGAGGATCAAAGGGTTGATGCCCCGGCCTGCCAGGCCCAGGACGATGTGCCGGACCAGGGTGGACTTGCCGTAGTGCGGCAGGCCGAGGACGAACATGGAGGGGTTGTTGATCATGCCGTGCATGAACCAGCTGATCGGATCGGCCCCGAAGGGGGCTCCGGTGTCGGTGTGAACGCCGATCGGCACTCCCAGGATCGGGGTCCCACTGCCGCCCACGAACGGCCAGAGACCGCAGACCTGGACCGAGGTTCCGCGCCATTCGTCGGCTGCGGTGACGTAGACGGCTTCGCCTTGTCCGCTGCCGCGCCAGCCCCGCAGGCCGGGGCGGCGGGCGACCGCGGCGGCGAGCTTCGTGGCTGGGGCCTGTGTGCGCTGGTGCTTGGTCTTGCTGCCGAACATCACATGGCCTCGCGGATCTCTTCGGGAACCTTCAAGTGCTTGGGCAAAACCAGACCGAGCGGCAGGGACGCGGCAAAGGCAGAATCCTGTGAGCCGTAGGCACGGCGCAACAGCAGACGGGCCGACGGGCCGAGGTTGCCCTCGACGACGGCGACGGCGTCCTCAAGGTCCCGGGAGGACAGCACCGTGGCTGTGACCACCATGCCGAAGTTGACGAGGCCGGCCCCCTTGGCTTCCTCCGCTGCGGTGGCCTGCGCCGCACGGGCATCGACCAGGGCGCGGGCTGTGGGTCGGTTGGTCGAGGAGGCCCGGGTCAGGGCGCTGGTTTGGTCTGACTCGACGATGGCGGCCGCGCGGCCGGCTTCGATCGGCCGGTACAGCAAGGTGACGCGCTTGCGGTCGATCTCCCCGTGCGGTGCGACCAGGCGGCCCAGCGCTGATGCCAGGATGTGTCCGCGGGGTGCGCCCGTCATTGTCCAGGACACTGAGTGCCCGGAATCATGGCGGTAGCCGTCCCAGTTGGATTGGTGGGCGGACGGTCCGACGTCGCTCCAGTCCAGGTCAACGGGTGTGCCTTGGTAGTGGGCTTCGTCGATGAGCCGGGCGGCTGCAGGGTCGTACGCGACTCGGACGACCTCACACAGTTCCTGGGCGTTCAACGGGGCGCACGCCCCGGCGCCGGTGGATTCCAGGCGCTCGGTCAGGCTGGGAAGCCGTGACGCGAGATCCCTTGCGATTTCTTCTGGGGTGCGTCGTTTGCCGCCTGCCCGGGCAGCGGCGCTGAACGTGAGCGCGACCCATGCGCGGATCGTGGCCGATCCCTGCGGGTAGGTGTTCAAGGCCTCCCGGAGCATGGCCTTGGCGATGGCAGGGGCGTCGTCGTGGATGTTCGATTCAACTTCCCGGCGCAGCCGTGCCCCGGAATCGGGTGCGGTTTCGACCGTGACGGATGCAGCCACGACAGCTGGCTCATTGGACAATGAGGCCAGCCAGCCGCCCCAGTTAGCCACCCAGGCATCAATCTGTTCAGGATCGACCAAGGACGCACCGTCGGGCTGGGTGCCGAAGACAACGGTGTAGTGCGCGGTGGCGGGAAGGTGGATCAGTGCGAACGGGCGGCCGTAGGAGTCGGTGAACTCGTACAGCTTGGAGCCGGCAGAGATTCCTGGCAGCTGGAACTCGCCCCAAGGGGTCAGTCCCAACGGACCGGAGCGGTAGATGTTGGCCTTCTTGCGCCGTGCTGAGCGGAACGCCAGCCGGGCGAATATCCGCTCCCCTACAGACTTGTTGTGCTTGTCGGTCACCGAGACGACGGCAAGGGCCACCCCGAGGACGAGCAGGGCAATGAGCCCGGCGAACCAGCCGCCGACAAAGAGACAGATCACCGTGATGATGAGGCCAACAAACAAGCCGGCTGTTGCCAGCCCACCAAGGGTGCCGATGCCCGCCTTACGCGGACGCCGCCAGTTGCCGTAGGTCGGTTCCCTATATGTGTTCTCGATCGCTGCCATCTCAGGCACCTTCCGTGGATTCTTCGCTCATGTCTTTGATGGCCCCGGAAGCGGCCTGACCTGCTTCAACGCCCTTCTGTGCGGCCAGTACGGCGACACCGCCCGCGCCCGCGGCCACAGCGCCACCGCTGGCGGCTGCTCCGCTGCCTGCAGCAGCACTGCCGGTACCGGTAGATGCTGCCGCGCCAGTGGCTCCGGCGCTCCGGGTACCTGTCTTCCCCGCTGTGCCGGACGTTCCTGCCGTTCCCTGGCTGCCAGTGCCCGAGGGGCCCTGCGATCCAGCGCTCTGGCTCGAGGTGCTACTGGTTGTCGTCGAGCTGGTGGATGATCCGCCGCCGCGTCCGGCGCTGCCCATGCTGATTGCGCCGGACGCCAGTGCGCCGACCGTCCCTGCGGCCAGACCGCCACCGCCGCCAGCGACAGCACCAACCATCGGCGTGACGAACCGCATGAGGGCTGGCATGGCGAACAAGGCAATGATCATCAGAGCCAGTCCGGTGACCGTTGCCAGGAGCGCGGAGCCGAAGTCCTTGCCATCACCAACGTTTCCGAAGATCTTGCTGCCGCTGAGCTGGAAGGCCGTCGCGTAGACGATGGCGGCCGCGGGCTTATAGAGAATGAAAGCGATCAACCAAGCTGTGCACTTCTGGAACCAACCCCTGCCGGCCTCGGTGTTGCTGAAAGCTGCAGCCGTAGGGAAGATCCCTGTCAGGATGACGAGAAGGCCGCCACGAATGATCATGAGCACTATCTGCATTACGGAGGCCAGAATCGCGATGAGCCCCAGGAGGATGATCATGATCGACCCGATCGGGCTGGTGGCCGAAAGCGCCAACAGTGCCGTGATGTTTTCGTTGAACGAGGTCCCGTTCGTGGAATTAGTGATGATCCAGGCTGAGAACTGATCGGCCGCGACTGTCAGCAGTCCCACTGCTGCCACACCGGCGCCGGAGACGCCGATTAGGGTCGCCAGCGAACGCACCAGATCCCGCAAGGGTGCACCCCTGCGCTCAATCGTCATCTTGGCTGCACCCACGAGGACAGACATCACAGCCAGGGAAGCCGTCCAGAAGTAGAGACTGTTCTGCAGGAACAACACCGGGTCACTCGCGGTGGACCCTCCCGGGGCTGCGGTTAGAGCGGGAGTTCCCACGTTCAGCCAAAATGTCCCGAGTGTTTGGACTGTTTGTCCAACGGCATCGGCAATAGCTTTTGCCATGTTCTTGACGGCATCATTGGCGACGTCCTCTAAGGCCGCGCCTGCATGGCAGCCGATGCTGAAGGCGTCCCATCCTTCGCAGGCCATCAGACACCAGACCAGGGAATGTACCCGGACAAGTCACTTATCTGTCCTCCGCCCGTGCTGCCGGTTGCGGGAACAACAACCTTCCAGTCGCCGCTGTGCCACTGGAGCGGAACAGGAACGGAAACCAGCGCACCGTTGCTGCCCTTTGCAGCAATGACGATCACGGCTCGATCGGGGTCATACGAGCGGATTTGGAAGCCGGCGATCTGCGCTGTCACAGCTGATGTCGCTTGCGGCTCAGGCTGATTCAGCAGTGCATCGCGTTCGGGTCCAGGGACTGCTAGCTCCTCATAAACCAGCCGAGCCTTCCCCGTGGCGGACAGTACGGCGACGTTCGACGCGGCGTACAGGGCTCCCATGGGTGAGTGTGCGAAGCAGGAGCGGAGGCCGTTGGCGTCGGTCTTGCCGGGGCCGAACTGCGTGGGTGATGTTGGTGCGGCGATCTTGCCGACCAACTCCCATTTGGTGTCGGTGGGTGTGGTGGCTGGTTTGGCCTGGTCACCGGATGGCAGGCCGCATACGCTGGCCGCCGACGTCGCGGTAGATCGGCCGCTGCTGGTGCTCGTGCTGGTGGTGCTCGGTTCAGGGGATGCCGTTCCGCCGCCTCTGGGAACCAGGGCCAGGATTATCCCGAGCGCGACAATGATCGCCACGACAACGGCCGAGATGATGAACTTAGGTTTGGTCAGCGGATTCTGGTCTTCGTTCACTGTCGGTTCAGTCATGGCTCGGTCCTTAGACCAGGGCGCCTACGACGCCGCCTGCGGAGGCTGCCAGGATGCAGCCGCCGAGGACCCATGCCAGGCGGCCGGCATGCTCGCCGCCCTCGCCGCGTCGGTTGTTGATCATCATCGTTCCGGCTGTGATCAGGATGCCCGCCACGGCCAGGCCGAAGACGATCCATGCGACCCATTTGAGGATCGTCAGCAGGCCTTCGGAACCGGGAGGGGCTTCACCTGTGCCCGGGTTCGGTATCTCGGTGATGGCAAAGCTTGACCATTCCATGGCCTTGGAGAACAACATGAGTTTCTTCTTTCTACGTGGCCGGGAGTCCGGCGGTGGCCGTTATTGCGATGTGCACCTGTTCAAGGGTGGTGCGGGCTTCTTTGGGAAGTTCCTCGATGGCGATCTCGTGGCCGTAGCGCCATCCGTCTACCCACGGGAAATGCCACATGTGGGGCACTCCCCCGCCGACGACGCGGGCGAAGTTGCGGATCTCTTTGGGGAGCCGTCCGGGAGCGTCAGCCATGACCATGAGGCCTGCGACGTGGATCCCGGGAAGAGATCCCGAGGCCCATTCCGTTGCTGCCAACCGTGCTGCGCGAAGGCCTGGGATATTGGACCGGGCAACCAGGACGATCACGGATCCGGCTGCCGTCAAAGGCCAGTGATGTTCGGCGGCCTTGGAGCTCTTGTCGAGGCGTGCAAGCGAGGTTTCGCCGGCGCCGCCATGGACGCCGAGCCACCAAAAGCTCGGTTCCCTCCCCGCAACGTTCCTTCGGGGAAGCCGGTCCGCCTGGTCCGGCTGCGGCACACTCAGCTGTGGCCTCGTCGCCCCCGTAGGGATGAAAGGCGGCTCTTCCGGGATAGCTGGAACGGGTTCGTCGATAGTTTCTGCGCCGAGCGTCACCCAGCGATTCTTTGAGACCGGCATTTCACATCCCCTACTAATGTCCGCAAAGATCGTATCGGTACCATCCGACACGAAAGGCCAAAAGTGACCCCCAACAACAGCTTTAGTACCTTTCAGTCACTTCCAGTACATCACAGTACCAATTTGTGGTCTACGATGGCTCTATGCGGTGGGACGGACTGAGCGTGGACC
This portion of the Pseudarthrobacter phenanthrenivorans Sphe3 genome encodes:
- a CDS encoding SCO6880 family protein, which codes for MAAIENTYREPTYGNWRRPRKAGIGTLGGLATAGLFVGLIITVICLFVGGWFAGLIALLVLGVALAVVSVTDKHNKSVGERIFARLAFRSARRKKANIYRSGPLGLTPWGEFQLPGISAGSKLYEFTDSYGRPFALIHLPATAHYTVVFGTQPDGASLVDPEQIDAWVANWGGWLASLSNEPAVVAASVTVETAPDSGARLRREVESNIHDDAPAIAKAMLREALNTYPQGSATIRAWVALTFSAAARAGGKRRTPEEIARDLASRLPSLTERLESTGAGACAPLNAQELCEVVRVAYDPAAARLIDEAHYQGTPVDLDWSDVGPSAHQSNWDGYRHDSGHSVSWTMTGAPRGHILASALGRLVAPHGEIDRKRVTLLYRPIEAGRAAAIVESDQTSALTRASSTNRPTARALVDARAAQATAAEEAKGAGLVNFGMVVTATVLSSRDLEDAVAVVEGNLGPSARLLLRRAYGSQDSAFAASLPLGLVLPKHLKVPEEIREAM
- a CDS encoding DUF6668 family protein, with product MTLGAETIDEPVPAIPEEPPFIPTGATRPQLSVPQPDQADRLPRRNVAGREPSFWWLGVHGGAGETSLARLDKSSKAAEHHWPLTAAGSVIVLVARSNIPGLRAARLAATEWASGSLPGIHVAGLMVMADAPGRLPKEIRNFARVVGGGVPHMWHFPWVDGWRYGHEIAIEELPKEARTTLEQVHIAITATAGLPAT